In the Plectropomus leopardus isolate mb chromosome 5, YSFRI_Pleo_2.0, whole genome shotgun sequence genome, one interval contains:
- the LOC121943707 gene encoding matrix metalloproteinase-20-like isoform X1, whose protein sequence is MHVMLLSCCVLVLLMPGPCFTAPTFMPETESSPSTEPQVDLKLATEYLQQYYNLEKEPMGRIKRSGPSFTSKVKDMQIFFGLNATGVLDSDTLELMRSPRCGVPDVEEYSHIQGARWNKNVITYSIGRYTRDLPRNTVDSLVDSAFSIWARASSLTFVRSHTRNADIMVEFVTHEHGDLYPFDGPRGTLAHAFGPGRGVGGDTHFDDDEHWTAGDTGFNLFVVAAHEFGHALGLKHSRNPESLMYPTYTSSRSANLLSREDVANVNALYRPVRGRPNYFPRFGWSSQNNPRLSGSLFPQLMQNKCASDLTFDAVSTLGDATFFFRERYLWIKHNEQYDIKEGPISNFMPKIETSIDAAFWVPRRSTAYLIHESMFWTVKGSLVKGKPRALSHFGFPAWVQDVDAAVHIVKTGRTLFFMHDIYWSYNENRRVMDFGYPKYISEDFPGVNTTINAAFSKDGFIYFFLGPQVYKFDYTQKQVVGVEKANSWLGC, encoded by the exons ATGCATGTCATGCTTCTCTCGTGCTGTGTCTTGGTCTTGCTCATGCCTGGTCCGTGTTTTACGGCACCCACATTTATGCCGGAGACAGAGAGCTCTCCTTCCACAGAACCACAGGTTGACTTGAAGCTGGCCACA GAATACCTCCAGCAATACTACAACTTGGAAAAAGAGCCTATGGGGCGCATAAAGCGGAGTGGGCCTTCCTTCACCTCAAAGGTGAAAGACATGCAGATATTCTTTGGGCTCAATGCAACAGGTGTGCTGGACTCTGACACCCTGGAGCTGATGAGGAGCCCCCGCTGTGGCGTTCCAGATGTGGAGGAGTACAGCCACATCCAGGGGGCACGATGGAACAAGAATGTCATCACCTACAG CATTGGCAGGTACACCAGAGATTTGCCTCGCAACACTGTGGACTCACTGGTTGACTCAGCTTTCAGCATTTGGGCCAGAGCCAGCAGCCTGACGTTTGTCAGATCACACACCCGCAACGCTGACATCATGGTGGAGTTTGTGACCCATG AACACGGTGACTTGTACCCATTTGACGGACCCAGAGGCACACTGGCTCATGCCTTCGGTCCCGGGCGGGGCGTTGGAGGGGACACGCACTTTGATGACGATGAGCACTGGACAGCAGGAGACACTG GTTTTAACCTGTTTGTTGTAGCTGCACATGAATTTGGCCATGCTTTGGGCCTGAAGCACTCCAGAAACCCAGAGTCACTGATGTACCCAACCTACACATCCTCCCGTTCAGCCAACCTGTTATCCAGAGAGGATGTAGCAAATGTCAACGCACTTTACA GACCAGTCAGAGGTCGTCCAAATTACTTTCCAAGGTTTGGTTGGAGCTCTCAGAATAACCCCAGGCTATCAGGGTCACTGTTCCCTCAACTCATGCAGAACAAATGTGCTTCAGACCTGACCTTCGACGCAGTGTCCACTCTCGGAGATGCCACCTTCTTTTTCAGAGAAAG ATATCTCTGGATTAAACATAATGAGCAATATGACATTAAAGAAGGCCCCATATCCAACTTTATGCCTAAGATTGAAACCAGTATCGATGCGGCCTTCTGGGTGCCTCGCAGATCCACAGCGTACCTTATTCACG AATCCATGTTCTGGACAGTGAAAGGCTCTCTCGTGAAGGGAAAGCCCAGAGCGCTCAGCCATTTTGGATTTCCAGCCTGGGTCCAGGATGTTGATGCAGCAGTGCACATCGTGAAAACGGGACGCACCCTTTTCTTTATGCATGATATTTACTGGag TTACAATGAAAACCGAAGGGTTATGGACTTTGGTTACCCAAAGTACATCAGCGAGGACTTTCCTGGAGTCAACACAACAATAAATGCAGCTTTTAGCAAAGACG GTTTCATTTACTTCTTTCTTGGACCACAAGTCTACAAATTTGACTACACCCAGAAACAAGTTGTCGGAGTTGAGAAAGCAAATTCCTGGCTTGGATGTTGA
- the LOC121943707 gene encoding matrix metalloproteinase-20-like isoform X2, translated as MGRIKRSGPSFTSKVKDMQIFFGLNATGVLDSDTLELMRSPRCGVPDVEEYSHIQGARWNKNVITYSIGRYTRDLPRNTVDSLVDSAFSIWARASSLTFVRSHTRNADIMVEFVTHEHGDLYPFDGPRGTLAHAFGPGRGVGGDTHFDDDEHWTAGDTGFNLFVVAAHEFGHALGLKHSRNPESLMYPTYTSSRSANLLSREDVANVNALYRPVRGRPNYFPRFGWSSQNNPRLSGSLFPQLMQNKCASDLTFDAVSTLGDATFFFRERYLWIKHNEQYDIKEGPISNFMPKIETSIDAAFWVPRRSTAYLIHESMFWTVKGSLVKGKPRALSHFGFPAWVQDVDAAVHIVKTGRTLFFMHDIYWSYNENRRVMDFGYPKYISEDFPGVNTTINAAFSKDGFIYFFLGPQVYKFDYTQKQVVGVEKANSWLGC; from the exons ATGGGGCGCATAAAGCGGAGTGGGCCTTCCTTCACCTCAAAGGTGAAAGACATGCAGATATTCTTTGGGCTCAATGCAACAGGTGTGCTGGACTCTGACACCCTGGAGCTGATGAGGAGCCCCCGCTGTGGCGTTCCAGATGTGGAGGAGTACAGCCACATCCAGGGGGCACGATGGAACAAGAATGTCATCACCTACAG CATTGGCAGGTACACCAGAGATTTGCCTCGCAACACTGTGGACTCACTGGTTGACTCAGCTTTCAGCATTTGGGCCAGAGCCAGCAGCCTGACGTTTGTCAGATCACACACCCGCAACGCTGACATCATGGTGGAGTTTGTGACCCATG AACACGGTGACTTGTACCCATTTGACGGACCCAGAGGCACACTGGCTCATGCCTTCGGTCCCGGGCGGGGCGTTGGAGGGGACACGCACTTTGATGACGATGAGCACTGGACAGCAGGAGACACTG GTTTTAACCTGTTTGTTGTAGCTGCACATGAATTTGGCCATGCTTTGGGCCTGAAGCACTCCAGAAACCCAGAGTCACTGATGTACCCAACCTACACATCCTCCCGTTCAGCCAACCTGTTATCCAGAGAGGATGTAGCAAATGTCAACGCACTTTACA GACCAGTCAGAGGTCGTCCAAATTACTTTCCAAGGTTTGGTTGGAGCTCTCAGAATAACCCCAGGCTATCAGGGTCACTGTTCCCTCAACTCATGCAGAACAAATGTGCTTCAGACCTGACCTTCGACGCAGTGTCCACTCTCGGAGATGCCACCTTCTTTTTCAGAGAAAG ATATCTCTGGATTAAACATAATGAGCAATATGACATTAAAGAAGGCCCCATATCCAACTTTATGCCTAAGATTGAAACCAGTATCGATGCGGCCTTCTGGGTGCCTCGCAGATCCACAGCGTACCTTATTCACG AATCCATGTTCTGGACAGTGAAAGGCTCTCTCGTGAAGGGAAAGCCCAGAGCGCTCAGCCATTTTGGATTTCCAGCCTGGGTCCAGGATGTTGATGCAGCAGTGCACATCGTGAAAACGGGACGCACCCTTTTCTTTATGCATGATATTTACTGGag TTACAATGAAAACCGAAGGGTTATGGACTTTGGTTACCCAAAGTACATCAGCGAGGACTTTCCTGGAGTCAACACAACAATAAATGCAGCTTTTAGCAAAGACG GTTTCATTTACTTCTTTCTTGGACCACAAGTCTACAAATTTGACTACACCCAGAAACAAGTTGTCGGAGTTGAGAAAGCAAATTCCTGGCTTGGATGTTGA